The following nucleotide sequence is from Callithrix jacchus isolate 240 chromosome 12, calJac240_pri, whole genome shotgun sequence.
cttttattcatttactttcttaGTATACTTGCTTCCACTTTATGGACTCGTCCCGAATTCTTCCTtacatgagatccaagaaccctttctAGGGGTCTGGATTCGGACCCCTTTCTGCTAACACCactactatggtttgaatgttgtCAATGTGTACTGAGAACTGGGGCCTTTAAGACGTGATTAGggacaagcacagtggctcatgcctgtaatcccaggacttctgaggagggtggatcacctgaggtcaggaattgttgatcagcctggccaacatggtaaaaccccatctttactaacaatacaaaaattagaggagtgtggtggtacacgcctgtaatccaagcgacacgggaggctgaggcaggggaattgctttaatctgggaggtgaggttgcagtgagccgaaagtcattgcactccagcctgagcgacagagcaagactgtgtctaaaaaaaaggGTGATTAGGACATGAGAGTACGTCCCTCATGAATGGGAATAAggctattttaaaagaagtttcaCATAGCATTTGGCTAATTTGCTTTTCCACTCTTATGTCACATGAAGGACACGGCATTTTTCTCTATTTACCTTTCCGCCTTCACCCATGTGAGGACCACTAAAAAGGCCCTCATCAGATGCTAATACCTTGATCtcaggcttcccagcctccagaactgtgagaaaataaatcgctgttctttataaattacccagtcttgggtattctgCTATTCCAGCACAGACTTAAGACAGCCACTTACTGGCTATCTTACCTTCCTCTGACTATGTTTTTGTCATCATCCATAAACTGGAGATAATGTCCactgagccaggtgcggtggctcatacctgtaatcccagcactttggtaagtcgaggcgggtggatgacaaggtcaagagaccaagaccatcctggccaacatggtgaaagcctgtccctactaaaaatacaaaaatcatctgggtgtggtggcatgtgcctgtagtcccagctacttgggagactgaggcaggagaatcacttgaacctgggaggtggaggttgaagtgagccacgatcctgccactgcactccagcttggagatagagtaagactccgtttcaaaaataaataaataatgtccaCTTATCCagtacgtttttgtttttgttttttgagatagagtcttactctgttgcccaggctggagtgcactggcgcaatcttggctcactacaatctctgcctcccaggttcaagagattctcctgccttagccacccaagtagctgggattacaggcatgtgccaccatgcctggcttatttttgtatttttagtacagacagggtttcactatgttggccaggctagtctccaactcctgacctcaggtgatccacctgcctcggcctcccaaagtgctgggattacaactgtgagcaACCATGCCAGGCCATACCCAGGAATTTTTTGTGTGCTTCAAATGAGTAAGTAtaggcggacacctgtaatcccagctacttgggaggctgaggtaggagaatcttgaacctgggagctggaagtTGCAGCGAactaagatcatgccagtgcagtccagcctggatgacaaaatgagattctgtctccaaaaagtaaaataaaataaaaaaaacaagttagtacAGGTGAAGCACTTAGAATAGTCCTTGGCGCATTAAGAAGACTATATAAAGGTCAGATATGATTATTATAGCACACCCACATTCTGGGCTGAAAACAGTATCTCATGCACCATTATCACACTTTGcaattacacatttatttatgtaattataataatGCCTGATGCTTTCATTAAACTGGAAGCTCACAAGGCCAAGAACCACCTGGGTACTGCACACTGACTTCGTCTGGATGATTCTAGGCTTCTCCTTTTTGCAGAAGTGCATAGGataaatttcctttcctttaacaATAAAGAGAAAGGAGTTCGGGGGATAGGGgaaagatagcattaggagaaatacttaatgtagtgacagggtgatggatgcagcaaaccaccatggcacgtgtatacctatataacaaacctgcatgttctgcacatgtaccccagaacttaaagtatatctaaaaaaaaaaaataaagagaagaatctGATCTGTCctgaaatgtgtatgtgtgtgtataggagAGATGCGCTCTAGCCATGGAAATGTGtgactggggctgggcatggcggctcatgcctgtaatcccagcactctgggaggccaaggtgggtggatcacctgaggtcaagagttccagacaagcctggccaacatgatgaaaccccatctctgctaagaatacaaaaatcagccgggcatggtggcacatctgtaatcccagctacttgggaggctgaggcagaagaatctcttgaacccaggaggcagaggttgcagtgagttgagatcacatcatagcacactccagccagggcaatagagcaggacttcgtctcaaaaaaaaaaaaaaaaaaaaacaggctgggtgcggtggtgcatgcctgtaatcccagcactttggcaggcagaggtgggcagatcatgaggtcaagagattgagaccatgctggccaagatggtgaaaccccatctctactaaaaatacaaaaaaaaaaaaaaattagctgggcatggtagcaagtgcctgtaatcccagctactcaggaggctgaggcaggagaatcacttgaacctggaaggcagagttgcagtgagctgagtttgtgccactgcactccagagcgagactctgtctcaaaagaaaaaaaaatgtgttactgAGATTTACAGAatgctgtccttttttttttctcttagtaaGTCAAGAGTTTAGAGGGCTCTAGTGAGAAGATTGTCACATTAGCATGTTCAAGGTGAAGAGCATCAGCTAGGATGAGCAAGGTTGTTTACAACCACTGATGGTGTGGAAGGGGTCTGTGTTAAATGCTATACAGATAACACCATTGGGGACCTTAAGAAGCTGATGATTACGGCCCAGACCAGGGCTATAACAAGAACAGCCCTTTCAGGGACAAGACTGTCCTGAATAAGTGGTATACAATTTTTAAGGACCGTATATCACTAGGGGACTATAAAACGCAGTAGGAGATGAaactggagctttttttttttttgagacagactctagctctgtggcccaagctggagtgcattgcaatctcagctcactgtaacctctgcctccacgggttcaagtaatactcctgcctcagcctcctgagtagttgggatgacaggcacccaccactgcacccagctaatttttgtatttttagtagagacagggtttcactgtcttggtcaggctggtctcgaactcctgacctagtgatccacctgccttggcctcccaaagcgctgggattacaagcatgagtcaccgagcctggccttttttttttttttttttagacagaatctggctctgttacccaggctggagtgcacggtgccatctcagctcactgcaacctccacctccggggttaaagtgattctcctgcctcagccttcaagtagctggcattacaggcaccgaccaccatacccagttaattttgtatttttagtagagatgggtttttaccatgttggccaggctggtctcaaattcctgacctcaggtgatctgcctaccttggcctcccagggtgctgggattacaggcgtgagccacagctcctggccagAACTGGAGCTTTATTATCaacagattaaaattttttttccctttcccaccTTTCTATCCCACCCTCACCCCCCACACTGGTATacatgcttgttttgtttttgttttttttttaagcttcacTATTAGTCCAGAACATGCTtgcttttaaaaactcatattaataaaaacttagatgtcagaaaaaaagagtttaatcATGAAACCAAGGAAGTTTCTACAGTTAAGTTCCCAACAGTAACCAAGAGAAATATAGCTAATATAAAGAGTTTCCAGGATTAGAGGACAAAAGCTGTATCAGCAGCTGAAAAATATAGTTATTCTAAAGAGATCTGACACATCATCTATTCCgacaaaagattttttaagtgGCACTGCATGAGTCGAAATGGTTAATTACCTAGCAGAAATTGATTTCTCTATCTCTGTAACACTCGACGCAGCTGGCAGGCTGTTGTAATAGTCATTCGTTTTCGTGGTGACGAGAATGGTTGCGCCTTCCTCCATGGCTGGGAGTGGAAAGCAATGGTCAGAATCAACCTTTGGTTTGTTCTTAACACAGTCTTCACAGGTACATTCTTCCACCGTGTACTGCAGGCCTCTCGGAAGAATAATTTCATCACCAGTCCCGCTCTTTTCCAGGTTGACATTAGCCACGCCCAGGAGACCTGACCCTGAtaatacagaaatagaaacattaaCCTAAACGTCAGAGTGTGGTCAAGAGAGTCTTAGCAGTATACATCGGGACTCAAAGCAATGTGAGacagattttttcattttgtagagatggggtcttactgtgttgcccaggctatattcaaactcctgggctcaagcaatcctcccatgttagcctccagagtagttgggactacagctccatgccaccacatccagcttgaAACagatcttttcattaaaaaagaataagtatgggctgggcacagtggctcacacctataatcttagcactttaggacaccgaggtgggcagatcacttgaggtcaggagtttgagaccatcctggccaacataatgaaaccccgtctctaccaaaaagtacaaaaattagtcggatgtggtgacacatacctatagtcccaggtactcaggaggctgagatgggagaactgtttgaacccaagagacggaggttgcagtgagttgagatcacacgactgcactccagcctgggccacagagcaagactccatttcaaaataaattagtgCACACAGAAATAGGGCACTGGCTATACGTGTTTGGGAATCCAATCAAGAACAAAGGTGCTacctaagtatttttattttaagaggcaCTTAAGTAGAACATTTCCTTTTCTGGGACTGGTTCTTTATTGcttaaaaaagataattattttttagatgatTGCTCAAATAATCTAGGAGCAACTGGTTATTCATTTCTAACATTTTTCAATAGCAAAATGTTCACCCAAGCAAATAACACTTAAATTTGTATAAAAACATGGACATAGATCTTGACAAGTATGTTCTTCCTGACAGTAGCAGACCTGGTTAGGAGTTTCTGATAATGTGGCATTTAATCAATGTGCTAACGTTAGTCAAAGAGACTGATGTTTCCCAAGAAAGC
It contains:
- the TNFRSF17 gene encoding tumor necrosis factor receptor superfamily member 17 isoform X4, giving the protein MSMAQQCSQNEYFDSLLHACKPCQLRCSNTPPLTCQRYCNASGTNSVKGTNVILWTCLGLSLIISLAVFVLMFLLKKMSSEPLKDEFKNTGSGLLGVANVNLEKSGTGDEIILPRGLQYTVEECTCEDCVKNKPKVDSDHCFPLPAMEEGATILVTTKTNDYYNSLPAASSVTEIEKSISAR
- the TNFRSF17 gene encoding tumor necrosis factor receptor superfamily member 17 isoform X3; protein product: MLQMAQQCSQNEYFDSLLHACKPCQLRCSNTPPLTCQRYCNASGTNSVKGTNVILWTCLGLSLIISLAVFVLMFLLKKMSSEPLKDEFKNTGSGLLGVANVNLEKSGTGDEIILPRGLQYTVEECTCEDCVKNKPKVDSDHCFPLPAMEEGATILVTTKTNDYYNSLPAASSVTEIEKSISAR